From Salipiger profundus, a single genomic window includes:
- the pgi gene encoding glucose-6-phosphate isomerase yields MFETLKSLAAARDGRRIDALFEQDAERAATFSIQHDGLLFDYSKTQLDSEVVEALLAVAEGADVAVRRDAMFNGQKINETEGRAVLHTALRNLDGAPVLVEGEDVMPEVLKTLARMEAVAHEIRGSEITDVVNIGIGGSDLGPKMGAIALSPYHDGPRCHFVSNVDGADIADTLKGCNPETTLFIIASKTFTTIETMTNARTAWDWLEKHDVSTDGKFVALSSNKEKAGEWGIPESRVFGFEDWVGGRYSMWGPIGLSLMIAVGPEDFRAFLRGGLAMDTHFREAPLAENMPVMLALVGVWHNQVLGHATRAVLPYDNRLSRLPAYLQQLEMESNGKGVSMDGADLAFNSGPVVWGEPGTNGQHAFYQLIHQGTRVVPCEFMVAAKGHEPELAHHHALLIANCFAQSEALMRGRTLDEAREKVAGKFEGDELERQAKHRVFPGNRPSTTLVYETLDPETLGKIVALYEHRVFVEGVILNINSYDQWGVELGKELATTLGPMVTGEQGADGKDGSTRQLLAFVHNNM; encoded by the coding sequence ATGTTTGAGACCCTCAAGAGCCTCGCCGCCGCGCGCGACGGGCGTCGCATCGATGCGCTTTTCGAGCAGGACGCCGAGCGTGCCGCGACCTTCTCGATCCAGCACGACGGGCTGCTGTTCGACTACTCGAAGACCCAGCTCGACAGCGAGGTTGTCGAAGCGCTCCTGGCGGTCGCCGAGGGCGCCGATGTCGCCGTGCGCCGCGACGCCATGTTCAACGGCCAGAAGATCAACGAAACCGAGGGCCGCGCCGTGCTGCACACCGCGCTGCGCAACCTCGACGGCGCGCCGGTGCTGGTCGAGGGCGAGGACGTCATGCCCGAGGTGCTGAAGACGCTCGCCCGCATGGAAGCGGTCGCGCACGAGATTCGCGGCTCGGAAATCACCGACGTGGTCAACATCGGCATCGGCGGCTCGGACCTCGGGCCCAAGATGGGGGCCATCGCGCTGTCGCCCTACCACGACGGCCCGCGCTGCCATTTCGTCTCGAACGTCGACGGCGCCGACATCGCCGACACGCTGAAGGGCTGCAACCCCGAGACGACGCTGTTCATCATTGCCTCGAAGACCTTCACCACCATCGAGACCATGACCAACGCGCGCACCGCGTGGGACTGGCTCGAGAAGCACGACGTCTCGACCGACGGCAAGTTCGTTGCGCTGTCGTCGAACAAGGAGAAGGCGGGTGAATGGGGCATCCCCGAGTCCCGTGTCTTCGGCTTCGAGGACTGGGTCGGTGGCCGCTATTCCATGTGGGGGCCGATCGGCCTGTCGCTGATGATTGCCGTGGGCCCCGAGGATTTCCGCGCCTTCCTGCGTGGCGGCCTTGCGATGGACACGCATTTCCGCGAGGCGCCGCTTGCCGAGAACATGCCGGTGATGCTGGCGCTCGTGGGTGTCTGGCACAATCAGGTGCTCGGCCACGCCACCCGCGCGGTGCTGCCCTACGACAACCGGCTGTCGCGGCTGCCGGCCTATCTCCAGCAGCTGGAGATGGAGAGCAACGGCAAGGGTGTCAGCATGGACGGCGCCGACCTCGCGTTCAACTCGGGCCCGGTGGTCTGGGGCGAGCCGGGGACCAACGGCCAGCACGCCTTCTACCAGCTGATCCACCAGGGCACCCGCGTCGTGCCCTGCGAGTTCATGGTCGCCGCGAAGGGGCACGAGCCCGAGCTTGCGCATCACCACGCCTTGCTCATCGCCAACTGCTTCGCGCAGTCCGAGGCGCTGATGCGTGGCCGAACGCTCGACGAGGCGCGCGAGAAAGTGGCTGGCAAGTTCGAGGGCGACGAGCTCGAGCGGCAGGCCAAGCACCGGGTGTTCCCGGGCAACCGGCCCTCGACCACGCTGGTCTACGAGACGCTCGATCCCGAAACGCTCGGCAAGATCGTGGCGCTCTACGAGCACCGCGTTTTCGTCGAAGGGGTGATCCTGAACATCAACTCCTACGACCAGTGGGGCGTCGAGCTTGGCAAGGAACTGGCGACAACGCTCGGCCCGATGGTCACCGGAGAGCAGGGCGCGGACGGCAAGGATGGCTCGACCCGCCAGCTTCTCGCATTCGTGCACAACAATATGTGA
- a CDS encoding DMT family transporter, with protein sequence MSERRSMDMAGASGLVMFSALLAFNQVVIKITNAGFSPVFAAGLRSVLGAVVLLAWVALRKRGALRGMWQSIGGGLLLGLLFSAEFVMLFQALDLTTVSRASIVFYSMPVWLALAAHLLLPGERLSAVRLAGLLLAMAGVAWALWDPRSRSAGDWHGDLMALAAAILWAGIALTVRVTRASEMSAEAQLLWQQLPSAVLLLLIAPLFGPLLRAPGALHIAGLGFQGVIVVGFGFLAWLSLMKRYRASDVAAFSFLSPVLAVGLGWLLLDEPVGPQFLGALVLVALGIVLINRR encoded by the coding sequence ATGAGCGAACGCAGGTCCATGGACATGGCCGGCGCCTCGGGGCTTGTGATGTTCTCGGCGCTGCTGGCTTTCAATCAGGTCGTCATCAAGATTACCAACGCCGGGTTCTCGCCGGTGTTCGCGGCCGGGCTGCGCTCGGTCCTGGGGGCGGTGGTGCTGCTGGCGTGGGTGGCCCTGCGCAAGCGCGGTGCACTGCGTGGCATGTGGCAGAGCATCGGGGGTGGCCTGCTTCTGGGGCTGCTGTTCAGCGCCGAGTTCGTGATGCTGTTCCAGGCGCTCGACCTGACCACGGTGTCGCGCGCCTCGATCGTGTTCTACTCGATGCCGGTCTGGCTGGCGCTCGCCGCGCATCTGCTGTTGCCCGGTGAACGCCTCAGTGCCGTGCGACTGGCGGGACTGCTGCTGGCGATGGCCGGGGTGGCATGGGCGCTGTGGGATCCGCGGAGCCGCAGCGCCGGCGACTGGCACGGCGACCTCATGGCCCTTGCCGCGGCGATCCTCTGGGCCGGCATCGCGCTGACCGTCCGCGTCACACGGGCCTCGGAGATGTCTGCCGAAGCGCAGCTTCTGTGGCAGCAGCTGCCCTCGGCGGTGCTGCTCCTGCTGATCGCGCCGCTCTTCGGGCCGCTGCTGCGCGCGCCGGGTGCACTGCACATCGCGGGCCTCGGATTCCAGGGCGTGATCGTCGTGGGCTTCGGCTTCCTGGCCTGGCTGTCGCTGATGAAGCGCTACCGGGCCTCGGACGTCGCGGCCTTCAGCTTCCTGTCGCCGGTGCTGGCGGTCGGGCTCGGCTGGCTGCTGCTCGACGAGCCGGTGGGGCCGCAGTTCCTTGGTGCGCTGGTGCTGGTGGCGCTAGGCATCGTACTGATCAACCGGCGCTAG
- a CDS encoding holin-associated N-acetylmuramidase, translating to MTEASDVRRIAEEIVAREGGYVNDPDDPGGATNHGVTVHTLRRLGLDLDGDGDSDAADVRHLTRAQAVEIFVDHYFRRPRIAALPEVLHASVFDMYVNAGTNAVKILQRLLVQMGENIAVDGVIGPQTVAAAQRAARLAPEHLADAYGIARRNYYFALADRRPASRKYARTRKGGKGGWIRRAETFISPRFHMTEAQFRARVATWG from the coding sequence ATGACCGAAGCCAGTGATGTCCGGCGCATCGCCGAAGAGATCGTCGCCCGCGAGGGCGGCTACGTGAACGACCCCGACGACCCGGGCGGGGCCACCAACCACGGGGTTACCGTGCACACCCTGAGACGGCTGGGGCTGGACCTCGACGGTGACGGCGACAGCGATGCCGCCGACGTGCGGCACCTGACACGGGCGCAGGCGGTCGAGATCTTCGTGGACCATTACTTCCGCCGCCCGCGCATCGCCGCGCTGCCGGAGGTGCTGCACGCCAGTGTCTTCGACATGTATGTCAACGCTGGCACGAACGCGGTGAAGATCTTGCAGCGGCTTCTCGTGCAGATGGGAGAGAATATCGCGGTCGACGGCGTCATCGGGCCGCAGACCGTCGCTGCCGCGCAGCGGGCCGCGAGGCTGGCCCCGGAGCACCTGGCCGACGCCTACGGCATCGCGCGCCGCAACTACTACTTTGCACTCGCCGACCGGAGGCCCGCCAGCCGGAAGTATGCCCGGACCCGCAAGGGCGGGAAGGGGGGCTGGATCCGGCGTGCCGAGACCTTCATCTCGCCCCGGTTCCACATGACGGAGGCGCAGTTCCGCGCCCGGGTGGCGACATGGGGATGA
- a CDS encoding holin family protein, whose amino-acid sequence MGMMEKLMGLLFGGGGSMIRDTAEVFRVNAEAQAAREAGLQGKALEQFAAEFAHARRSRFDRVMDALNRVPRPAMALGTLGLFVSAMVDPVWFAERMTGIALVPEPLWWLLAAIVGFYFGARHQAKGQEFRRDMAASMAALPEVIGHLRGLDDLRAQGVAGGALGGPDAASVADGVDPNPALEEWRRLRG is encoded by the coding sequence ATGGGGATGATGGAGAAGCTGATGGGCCTGCTGTTCGGTGGCGGTGGCAGCATGATCCGCGACACTGCCGAGGTCTTCCGGGTGAACGCCGAGGCCCAGGCCGCACGCGAGGCCGGGTTGCAGGGCAAGGCGCTCGAACAGTTCGCGGCGGAGTTTGCCCACGCGCGACGGTCGCGCTTCGACCGGGTAATGGACGCGCTCAACCGCGTGCCGCGCCCGGCCATGGCATTGGGAACGCTCGGGCTTTTCGTCTCCGCCATGGTCGACCCGGTGTGGTTCGCCGAGCGCATGACCGGCATCGCGCTGGTGCCCGAGCCGCTCTGGTGGCTGCTTGCCGCCATCGTCGGTTTCTACTTCGGTGCCCGGCATCAGGCGAAGGGGCAGGAGTTCCGCCGGGACATGGCCGCGAGCATGGCGGCGCTGCCCGAGGTCATCGGACATCTGCGCGGGCTGGACGATCTGCGCGCGCAGGGCGTGGCCGGCGGGGCGCTTGGAGGTCCGGATGCCGCATCTGTGGCGGACGGCGTCGATCCGAACCCGGCACTAGAGGAGTGGCGGCGTCTTCGCGGGTGA
- a CDS encoding PRC-barrel domain-containing protein codes for MNRLTMTAAAIAITAGTTAWADNHGDSMENAEQNMEQAGEQMEQAAENTGDAIEQGAENAAQSAENTAEQAGEEMQQAADEAGQEMEQAGEEMQQAADEAGNEMEQTANNAEDVMFPNNYDGLIRARDIIGGTVYAIDADGEAAGMEDGEEQANASDENAEETEMAASDDSDTMSDGTEMASSGGEMQQYDSVSDEWDNVGEIEDIVMNADGSFEGIVAEVGGFLDIGDKHIHISMTDVQLIPVDDVSYAIVTNYTRDQLMEMEDVDESFMN; via the coding sequence ATGAACCGTCTGACCATGACCGCCGCCGCAATCGCGATCACCGCTGGCACCACCGCCTGGGCTGACAACCACGGCGACTCGATGGAGAACGCCGAGCAGAACATGGAGCAAGCCGGCGAGCAGATGGAGCAGGCTGCCGAGAACACCGGCGACGCCATCGAGCAGGGCGCCGAAAACGCAGCCCAGTCCGCCGAGAACACCGCCGAGCAGGCCGGTGAGGAGATGCAGCAGGCAGCCGACGAAGCCGGCCAGGAGATGGAGCAGGCTGGCGAAGAGATGCAGCAGGCCGCGGACGAAGCTGGCAACGAGATGGAGCAGACCGCGAACAACGCCGAAGACGTGATGTTCCCGAACAACTACGATGGACTGATCCGTGCCCGTGACATCATCGGCGGTACCGTCTACGCCATCGACGCCGACGGCGAAGCAGCCGGCATGGAAGATGGCGAAGAGCAGGCCAACGCGTCTGACGAGAACGCCGAGGAAACCGAGATGGCCGCGTCGGACGACAGCGACACCATGTCGGACGGCACCGAAATGGCCAGCTCCGGCGGCGAGATGCAGCAGTATGACTCCGTGTCCGACGAGTGGGACAACGTGGGCGAGATCGAGGACATCGTGATGAACGCCGACGGCTCCTTCGAGGGCATCGTGGCCGAAGTTGGTGGCTTCCTCGACATCGGTGACAAGCACATCCACATCTCGATGACCGACGTGCAACTCATCCCCGTGGACGACGTGTCCTACGCGATCGTGACCAACTACACCCGCGATCAGCTGATGGAGATGGAAGACGTCGACGAATCCTTCATGAACTGA
- a CDS encoding protein adenylyltransferase SelO — MTLHIPFDNSYARLPADFYTRLKPEPVPAPKLVAFNEPLAEELGISGTDDPRLAPVFAGNVMPDGAEPLAQLYAGHQFGGFSPQLGDGRAHLLGEVVDRSGHRRDIQLKGSGPTPYSRRGDGRAWLGPVLREYVVSEAMHALGVPTTRALAAVRTGEDILRERPLPGAILTRVAQSHIRVGTFQVFSSRGQYDALQTLFEYTCERHYPDVESPDALLQAVCDRQAALVAHWMSLGFIHGVMNTDNCTLSGETIDYGPCAFMDRYDPQQVFSSIDRYGRYAYAAQAEIAVWNMAQLATALVPLMPDADDAVARFTEIVHGMADTLQREWMSRFAAKLGIATPAEGDGPLISEFLALMHKGQADFTNAFRGLLSDDARDQFTDRDAFDAWETRWRARIASEDDPEGLMRRSNPAFIPRNHRIEQMIAAAVEGDERLFHHLNAVLARPYDDQPEAEELRRPPTEAEVVPATFCGT, encoded by the coding sequence ATGACCCTGCATATTCCCTTCGACAACAGCTACGCACGGCTGCCCGCCGATTTCTACACCCGCCTCAAGCCCGAGCCGGTGCCGGCGCCGAAGCTCGTTGCGTTCAACGAGCCGCTGGCGGAAGAGCTGGGCATCTCCGGCACCGACGACCCGAGGCTCGCGCCGGTCTTTGCCGGCAACGTGATGCCAGACGGGGCCGAGCCGCTGGCACAACTGTATGCAGGGCACCAGTTCGGGGGCTTCTCGCCGCAGCTCGGCGACGGGCGCGCGCATCTTCTGGGCGAGGTGGTCGACCGCAGTGGCCACCGCCGCGACATCCAGCTCAAGGGCTCGGGGCCGACGCCCTACTCGCGCCGTGGCGACGGCCGCGCATGGCTCGGCCCGGTGCTGCGCGAATACGTGGTGAGCGAGGCGATGCATGCGCTCGGCGTGCCCACCACCCGCGCGCTCGCCGCCGTGCGCACCGGCGAGGACATCCTGCGCGAACGCCCCCTGCCCGGCGCCATCCTCACCCGCGTCGCGCAAAGCCACATCCGCGTCGGCACCTTCCAGGTGTTCTCGTCGCGCGGGCAATACGACGCGCTCCAGACGCTGTTCGAATACACCTGCGAACGGCATTATCCCGACGTTGAAAGCCCCGACGCGCTGTTGCAGGCGGTCTGCGACCGGCAGGCGGCGCTCGTCGCGCATTGGATGAGCCTCGGCTTCATCCACGGGGTGATGAACACCGACAACTGCACGCTTTCGGGCGAGACCATCGATTATGGCCCCTGCGCCTTCATGGATCGCTACGACCCGCAGCAGGTATTCTCTTCGATCGACCGCTATGGCCGCTACGCCTATGCCGCGCAGGCCGAGATCGCGGTCTGGAACATGGCGCAGCTCGCCACCGCGCTGGTGCCGCTGATGCCCGACGCCGACGACGCGGTCGCCCGCTTCACCGAGATCGTGCACGGCATGGCCGATACGCTTCAACGCGAATGGATGTCACGTTTCGCCGCCAAGCTCGGCATCGCCACGCCGGCCGAGGGCGACGGGCCGCTGATCAGCGAGTTCCTCGCGCTGATGCACAAGGGTCAGGCGGATTTCACCAATGCCTTCCGCGGGCTGCTGTCCGACGATGCGCGCGACCAGTTCACCGACCGCGACGCCTTCGACGCGTGGGAGACCCGCTGGCGCGCGCGCATCGCCTCCGAGGACGATCCCGAGGGTCTGATGCGCCGCTCGAACCCGGCCTTCATTCCGCGCAACCACCGCATCGAGCAGATGATCGCGGCGGCGGTCGAGGGCGACGAGCGTCTCTTTCATCACCTGAACGCGGTGCTCGCGCGGCCCTACGACGACCAGCCCGAGGCCGAGGAGCTGCGCCGTCCGCCCACCGAGGCCGAGGTCGTGCCCGCGACCTTCTGCGGCACCTGA
- a CDS encoding nucleoside hydrolase, which produces MAQRIIIDTDPGQDDAVAILLALASPDELEVLGITAVAGNVPLELTARNARIVCELAGRPDMPVFAGCDRPLRRPLVTAEHVHGKTGLDGPVLPEPTMPLQEQHAVDFLIETLRREPEGSVTLCPLGPLTNIATAFERAPDIIGRVGHIVLMGGAYFEVGNITPAAEFNIYVDPEAAEVVFRSGVPLTVMPLDMTHKALVTKPRNDAFRALGTPVGQAVAQMTDFFERFDREKYGSEGAPLHDPCVTAFLLDPDLFTGRHINVEIETVSELTRGMTVADWWGVTDRPRNATFIGDLDSDGFFALLTERLARL; this is translated from the coding sequence ATGGCGCAGCGCATCATCATCGACACCGATCCCGGACAGGACGACGCGGTCGCCATCCTGCTGGCCCTCGCCTCTCCCGACGAACTCGAGGTGCTGGGCATCACCGCCGTCGCCGGCAACGTGCCGCTCGAGCTCACCGCGCGCAACGCCCGCATCGTCTGCGAACTGGCCGGCCGGCCCGACATGCCCGTGTTCGCCGGCTGCGACCGCCCGCTGCGCCGTCCGCTTGTGACCGCCGAGCATGTCCACGGCAAGACCGGGCTCGACGGTCCGGTGCTGCCCGAGCCGACCATGCCGCTGCAGGAGCAGCACGCCGTCGACTTCCTGATCGAGACGCTGCGCCGCGAACCCGAGGGCTCGGTCACGCTCTGCCCGCTGGGCCCGCTCACCAACATTGCCACCGCCTTCGAACGTGCGCCCGACATCATCGGCCGTGTCGGTCACATCGTGCTGATGGGCGGCGCCTACTTCGAGGTCGGCAACATCACCCCGGCGGCCGAGTTCAACATCTACGTCGATCCCGAGGCGGCCGAGGTCGTGTTCCGCTCGGGCGTTCCGCTCACGGTGATGCCGCTCGACATGACGCACAAGGCGCTGGTGACCAAACCCCGCAACGATGCCTTCCGCGCGCTCGGCACCCCGGTCGGACAGGCGGTCGCGCAGATGACCGACTTCTTCGAGCGCTTCGACCGTGAGAAATACGGCTCGGAGGGCGCGCCGCTGCACGATCCCTGCGTCACCGCCTTCCTGCTCGACCCCGACCTGTTCACCGGGCGTCACATCAACGTCGAGATCGAGACCGTCTCGGAGTTGACCCGCGGCATGACCGTGGCCGACTGGTGGGGGGTCACCGACCGACCACGCAATGCCACCTTCATCGGCGATCTCGACTCCGACGGCTTCTTCGCCCTGCTGACCGAAAGGCTCGCCCGGCTATGA
- a CDS encoding cupin domain-containing protein, whose translation MPLTAEQIIEMLELSPHPEGGHYRQTWAADAPEGTRPAGTCIYFLLKAGEQSHWHRVDAAEIWLWHAGAPLVLSLSATDEGPKQDLPLGPDLAAGERPQLVVPPGHWQAARSTGDWTLVSCTVSPGFRFEGFTLAPPEFDIP comes from the coding sequence ATGCCCCTCACCGCCGAGCAGATCATCGAGATGCTGGAGCTGTCGCCGCACCCCGAGGGTGGCCATTACCGCCAGACCTGGGCCGCAGACGCCCCCGAGGGCACACGCCCGGCCGGCACCTGTATCTATTTCCTGCTGAAGGCGGGCGAACAGAGCCACTGGCACCGGGTCGATGCCGCCGAGATATGGCTTTGGCACGCGGGCGCGCCGCTCGTTCTGTCGCTGTCCGCGACCGACGAGGGGCCGAAGCAGGATCTGCCTCTGGGGCCCGACCTGGCCGCCGGGGAGCGCCCGCAACTCGTGGTCCCGCCCGGACACTGGCAGGCCGCGCGCAGCACCGGCGACTGGACACTGGTGAGCTGCACCGTTTCGCCCGGGTTCCGGTTCGAGGGGTTCACGCTCGCGCCGCCTGAATTCGACATCCCCTGA
- a CDS encoding GNAT family N-acetyltransferase gives MKSLHLAGPEDLGRLVTLVSAFHSEQRLEVDYATVEAALTPLLEGQPVGAVWLIGPRKAPVGYVSVSFGWSLRHGGLDATIDELYIRPAVRRRGMGGEALHQLTQGLRQAGVTALRLAIEPGDERLDRFFRRARFQEHARNRLLTRVF, from the coding sequence ATGAAATCGCTTCATCTCGCCGGCCCCGAGGACCTGGGCCGTCTCGTCACGCTGGTGTCGGCCTTCCACTCCGAGCAGCGCCTCGAGGTCGACTACGCCACCGTCGAGGCGGCGCTCACGCCGCTGCTCGAAGGCCAGCCGGTGGGCGCGGTGTGGCTGATTGGTCCGCGCAAGGCGCCGGTTGGCTACGTCAGCGTCAGCTTCGGCTGGAGCCTGCGCCACGGCGGTCTCGATGCCACCATCGACGAGCTCTACATCCGCCCCGCCGTGCGTCGTCGCGGCATGGGCGGCGAGGCGCTGCACCAGCTCACCCAGGGGTTGCGGCAGGCCGGCGTGACCGCGCTTCGCCTTGCCATCGAGCCCGGCGACGAGCGCCTCGACCGGTTCTTCCGCCGCGCCCGGTTCCAGGAGCACGCGCGCAACCGGCTTCTCACGCGGGTGTTCTGA
- the zwf gene encoding glucose-6-phosphate dehydrogenase, which produces MVSRVIPVDPFDLVIFGGTGDLARRKILPALFRRFCAGQMPDDSRIIGAARSEMSESEYRDLVRDALAEFGKKHAEDKHAVEAFLKHLHYVAVDAMGDGGWKEMKALLRDEEGLVRAFYFSVGPSLFGPLAEQLRENGLADRETRIVVEKPFGHDLESARSLNEELAQHFYEDQIYRIDHYLGKETVQNLMAVRFGNMLFEPLWNAQYVDHIQITVAETVGVGGRGSYYDHSGAMRDMVQNHLMQLLCLIAMEPPAQFEADAVRDEKLKVIRALDPVDPDQIVRGQYTSDGSMPSYREDAENPTSKTESFIALKCYISNWRWANTPFYLRTGKRLSARASEIAVVFKETPHSIFGIDSGRHRNVLSIRLQPDEGMTLGVTIKEPGPGGMRLVDVPLDMSFADALGPDAEEVTDAYERLIMDVIRGNQTLFMRGDEVEAAWAWTDPLIEGWERRGDSPKPYDAGSGGPDDAAFLINRDGRRWRGIKI; this is translated from the coding sequence ATGGTATCCCGCGTCATTCCCGTCGATCCGTTTGATCTTGTCATTTTCGGGGGGACCGGCGACCTGGCCCGCCGCAAGATCCTCCCCGCGCTGTTCCGGCGCTTTTGCGCGGGCCAGATGCCCGACGACAGCCGCATCATCGGTGCGGCCCGCTCCGAGATGTCCGAGAGCGAGTATCGCGATCTCGTCCGTGATGCGCTGGCCGAGTTCGGCAAGAAGCACGCCGAGGACAAGCACGCCGTCGAGGCGTTCCTGAAGCATCTCCACTATGTCGCCGTCGACGCCATGGGTGATGGCGGCTGGAAGGAGATGAAGGCGCTGCTGCGCGACGAGGAGGGGCTTGTGCGGGCCTTCTACTTCTCGGTGGGGCCGAGCCTCTTCGGGCCGCTCGCCGAGCAGCTGCGCGAGAACGGGCTGGCCGATCGCGAGACCCGGATCGTCGTCGAGAAGCCCTTCGGCCACGATCTGGAAAGCGCGCGCTCGCTGAACGAGGAACTGGCACAGCACTTCTACGAGGACCAGATCTACCGGATCGACCACTACCTCGGGAAGGAGACGGTGCAGAACCTCATGGCGGTCCGCTTCGGCAACATGCTGTTCGAGCCGCTCTGGAACGCGCAATACGTCGACCACATCCAGATCACCGTGGCCGAGACCGTGGGCGTCGGCGGGCGGGGCTCCTACTACGACCATTCCGGTGCGATGCGGGACATGGTGCAGAACCACCTGATGCAGCTTCTCTGCCTGATCGCGATGGAGCCGCCGGCACAGTTCGAGGCCGACGCGGTGCGCGACGAGAAGCTCAAGGTGATCCGCGCGCTCGACCCGGTCGACCCCGACCAGATCGTGCGTGGCCAGTATACCTCGGACGGCTCGATGCCCTCCTACCGCGAGGATGCCGAGAACCCGACCTCGAAGACCGAGAGCTTCATCGCGCTCAAGTGCTACATCTCGAACTGGCGTTGGGCGAACACGCCGTTCTACCTGCGCACCGGCAAGCGCCTCTCGGCGCGCGCCTCGGAGATCGCGGTGGTGTTCAAGGAGACGCCGCACTCGATCTTCGGCATCGACTCGGGGCGTCACCGCAACGTGCTGTCGATCCGGCTGCAGCCCGACGAGGGCATGACGCTGGGCGTGACCATCAAGGAGCCAGGGCCGGGTGGCATGCGGCTGGTCGACGTGCCGCTCGACATGTCCTTCGCCGATGCGCTGGGACCGGACGCGGAAGAGGTGACAGACGCCTACGAACGTCTCATCATGGACGTGATCCGCGGCAACCAGACGCTCTTCATGCGGGGCGACGAGGTCGAGGCCGCATGGGCCTGGACCGACCCGCTGATCGAGGGCTGGGAACGCCGCGGCGACAGCCCGAAACCTTACGACGCCGGCAGCGGCGGTCCGGATGATGCGGCCTTCCTCATCAACCGCGACGGTCGCCGCTGGAGAGGGATCAAGATATGA
- the pgl gene encoding 6-phosphogluconolactonase: MNYDFRDYPDREMLAMDLANQIAGELRAALAHQERAAIAVPGGTSPGPVFDALCAADLDWSRVDVMLTDERWVPETSERSNTRLLRERLLTDRAAAARFLPLYAEAEAPEGKLEELAADIEPALPLAVVLLGMGADMHTASIFPGADKLEEALAPNAPILLPMRAPGAQEPRITLSAHVLDGALKKHVLVYGSEKRDVLHKAQGLPTSEAPVNAILDGAVVHWAE; the protein is encoded by the coding sequence ATGAACTACGACTTCCGCGATTATCCGGACCGCGAGATGCTGGCGATGGATCTCGCAAACCAGATCGCCGGCGAACTGCGCGCGGCGCTTGCCCACCAGGAGCGCGCCGCCATCGCGGTGCCCGGCGGCACCTCGCCGGGGCCCGTGTTCGACGCGCTCTGCGCCGCCGATCTCGACTGGTCGCGCGTCGATGTCATGCTGACCGACGAGCGCTGGGTTCCCGAAACGTCCGAGCGGTCGAACACGCGGCTCCTGCGCGAACGGCTGCTGACCGACCGCGCCGCCGCCGCGCGTTTCCTGCCGCTCTACGCCGAGGCCGAGGCCCCGGAGGGCAAGCTCGAGGAGCTTGCCGCCGACATCGAGCCGGCGCTGCCGCTCGCGGTAGTTTTGCTGGGCATGGGGGCGGACATGCATACCGCCTCGATCTTCCCCGGTGCCGACAAGCTCGAGGAGGCGCTGGCGCCGAACGCGCCGATCCTCCTGCCGATGCGCGCTCCGGGGGCACAGGAGCCAAGAATTACGCTGAGTGCACACGTTCTGGACGGTGCGCTCAAGAAACACGTCCTCGTCTATGGCTCCGAGAAGCGGGACGTGCTTCACAAAGCCCAAGGCCTGCCGACCTCCGAGGCGCCGGTCAACGCCATTCTCGACGGTGCCGTCGTGCACTGGGCCGAATAG
- a CDS encoding DUF533 domain-containing protein yields the protein MGTLAKVAIGYAAARGVDRMSGGTGLGGLAGGKAQLKGSEPGTAQQAQIGQMFGGGAANPFQDMVAKLQQGGLGAMMGGSGTTGAMGSGAGLAGLLSAAGSAAAMGGKNIGSMIDQFNAAGTTPGGTEAEETAALMLRAMIQAAKSDGEIDASEKARILDTVGEDATAEDIAFVKEQLAAPVDPEGLAADTPETQRPQVYAASLMTIVADTDEEAEYLDRLAKAMGLSELAVNQLHMQMGVQPLYT from the coding sequence ATGGGAACACTGGCGAAGGTCGCCATCGGATACGCCGCCGCGCGCGGCGTCGACCGGATGTCGGGCGGCACGGGGCTGGGCGGTCTCGCCGGCGGCAAGGCACAGCTCAAGGGCTCGGAGCCGGGCACCGCACAGCAGGCGCAGATCGGCCAGATGTTCGGCGGCGGCGCTGCCAACCCCTTTCAGGACATGGTGGCCAAGCTGCAGCAGGGCGGGCTCGGCGCGATGATGGGCGGCAGCGGCACCACGGGCGCCATGGGCTCGGGCGCCGGTCTCGCGGGGCTGCTGTCGGCCGCGGGCAGCGCGGCGGCCATGGGCGGCAAGAACATCGGCAGCATGATCGACCAGTTCAACGCGGCCGGCACCACGCCCGGCGGCACCGAGGCCGAGGAAACCGCCGCGCTGATGCTGCGCGCGATGATCCAGGCCGCCAAGTCCGACGGCGAGATCGACGCCAGCGAGAAGGCCCGCATCCTCGATACCGTCGGCGAGGACGCCACGGCCGAGGACATCGCCTTCGTCAAGGAACAGCTTGCCGCGCCCGTCGACCCCGAGGGGCTTGCCGCCGACACGCCCGAGACGCAGCGCCCGCAGGTCTATGCCGCCTCGCTGATGACCATCGTCGCCGACACCGACGAGGAAGCCGAGTATCTCGACCGGCTGGCCAAGGCGATGGGGCTTTCCGAGCTTGCAGTGAACCAGCTTCACATGCAGATGGGTGTGCAGCCGCTCTACACATGA